The Arctopsyche grandis isolate Sample6627 chromosome 12, ASM5162203v2, whole genome shotgun sequence genome includes the window CATCCAAGACCAAATTCATTCGACTAACAAGCTCTAACTAAACGGTCCCCAGTGTAAATTTTCCAGGGACGCTGTCAAATTTTCCGAATTGCCCATTCGAAAGCGGTAAACtgtgaaaatattattacatacttATTTAACGAGCGACTCTTACTTTCGTTATTGTTTAGATTCCAAGCTTAAGTTCCCTTCGGAATTTAAGTTATTGGATATTTATTATGCGTACTTAAATTCAACTAATTTCGTcttttactatatgtatgtacactagtgttgtgcctgttgatttcaacgggtggtttcagaaaggaattgatacacgaattaaaatgaaattatattttatatataaatataatataaggtcaCACGCACTTATTACTAGTAAAATGTTGAATGCGTGCATTACACGCTTTCCGATCCAACCCATTCATCCGTTCAAAATGAAGAATAAATTTGTGTATGTCTTCGCGGGTGTTTACGCTCCCaagcagcgcatctgacgctgacgtcactcgTTCAGgtactcaatatcaggagcatatGTCAGATGCTCTACAACTTGGTtaacaacaaacacatttccttgcctacacaatggtgcttcatactttcgattcggtaaaatcgtaattacgaatattattattaagaggttttatcctttttttttttcacagtaatgtcccagacatgcatacaacaaatcctcaaagttccatcgtaatcggttgtggtttaggagcctatacgagacagacagacaaacagacattcaatttcattaaaaacagTAAAAAGTTTGCACCATTTATGAGCTGACAATTTCATAAagcaaaaagggaaaaaacgatcgaaaCAGTGTAGACAAATGCAATATGTGGACAATATATGTCACCGAGAAAAATGATGgagtatttttaaacgtgtctattaccattatttttcaccatcgtgaTGGCGGActtcatttccacatatattgatgaccaaaccgagcaaaatgcaAAGTTTGAGAACGAACAAAAGAATGTGGATCGAAAGatcccaaatttcgtcagacgaaaaaatcgaaagtgaagtaagaagaggctagtaataaaatgaTCAATTTCCCAAATTGGGTAGAgcatataaaaaacttttttgtttTACCTTAAAAAAACTATTCGTTTGAATATACCTTAGagattttttcttaaatatcaAAGCATAAAGGCAAAGCCATACCGATGATACACGTTGAACGAGAATGTTGCTTCTGAAATGAGgatatatttcataatatatatgtaatcacataatatgtatgtaggagaaGTAACCAGCAGTGGAAAATAGTAATTTTTCGTCGAAAGCGAACATCTCGTTCGAGTTGCATACACGGATTTAAACATAGGAAACGTTTGCCAAATAGTACTAAACAAACAGAAATAAGAATGAAATGGGATTCTTAGACCGGACATATTTATGTGGCGAGAACGACGTTGTGGTTTACGGTGCAATGTTGCTTCTGCTGCAACCAACCATTCGAATATCAAAATGCAACACACGACCTTTACCACACCTATGTAtcttatatcatacatacatacatacaattctaTCTATtccttttattatataaatgtaacaACTTgacctttttaaataaaaaggcaatttaaacaatatttcaacaacaaatgtacacatgtgtgggatttcatgattaaaatttcaatcaaaaagatttcaatgattgggatttcaaacaaaattatttatttatttaaagttttggaccattgtggcattacaggaagaacctaatgcaccacaatggcttacataataaaataagacagggtaaaaacaaaaaataaaaaaaaattaatagacaaaaagcaaaagcaaaaaattaagatacaaaaaattacaaaataaaataattatgatcccggcttaaactaatgtaattaaatacatatattactaagaggtttggcccgcttttatatcatcacatacgtacttacgcggcccaaacctcttagtaatatatttaattacattagtttaagccgggatcataattttgattgaaatcccaatcattgaaattgtaatcatgaaatcccacacatgtgtacatttgttgttgaaatattttttaaattgcctttttattttatttaattattttatttatatttttttactacagtttttttaaatacatttatttttctactagagttttcaattattttttatgcagCTGATAAAAACAAGCTGATAACCGTTATGTGTATAAGGAAAATAACATCATACGTAAACATGTTTTTTTGTGGTTTTAACGCCACATATTCACAGTaaataagatatgtacatatggaggtaataaatacatatattattatatgtattatggatAAAATGTGATCCAACCAATATCGGAGATGATGCggtgaatatattttttgtaaaatgtcaagaatgttcaaatataatatgcaaGTTGGTACAGgattaagtatgtatattgCTAGGTTTCACATTACTTCCTGCCCACCATTCAAATTTCATTCATCCTCCCCCACATAGCAGTTCTATTATAAATGAGACGATTGAAATTGAATGAAAAGGATGTGAACTATCCTATAAAAGTCACTGAATAATCAACTTATTGCTATATTGATCGTttcatttaaagaaatttcGAGATCAAATTACCACTGAAAAACATGTAATCTAACTACATTGCGGTTATCAGCAATTTAATCTTAAAACCTCAGTCCTAGAAttacaataacaataatttaacCTTAAAACCTCAGTCCTGATAACAAAACAACAATGTACGGAACTCTTATCTCATGAGCTTTATCTCAAAATATATGAATTCATTTATACACCAAAGGATGCTTACTCGATCATCATTCACCACTAAGGACTCGACCGATCGGTAAGTCCCActaactacctacatacatatattatattagtacatATGTGCGTGTAATTTGTACTTTTTAACTTATAAGGAGAAAtattaactttttaaaaatgagTTACCATATTGAGGCGAATGCAGAATTTGTGAAAAAAAGATTCGAAAAACTATACACTGCCtttaattataaagaaaaatacacGGACGTGGAATATACTGTTGGCGACCGGAGGtatcatattttcatttctaaaaatacattttaaatatgttgAAAACGACAATCATTCTCTACAATAATTGCAGCATCTTCGCCCATAAGGTTGTGCTCTCAGTATGCAGTGAAATATTCGTCAAACAAAGTGTCCAATATGTGAACGACATATTTGTGGGTTTCGAAAACGTAGTCATTGAtgccattttcaaattttgttaCACTGGAATAATAGGTAAGAGCTATTAAATGCATCCAGATAATTCAACTAACATATCATAcattttttgtactattttatttttaaaatacgattTCAGACATCGACATGAAAAAGTACCATAAATTTAAGGAGCTAGCCACCAAGTTGCAGATAAcaactatatattataaaactataaacaaaaaaaactgcTTAGAAGTTTTGACGCTTTCGAATGATCCAAAGTCGATAGCGACAGCAATGGATTTGATCCTAAACCATTTTGAGAAAGTGAGCTTTGATTGTAAAAGATGTTCTGTGGAGAATtaactttattaattattaattattactcAGTTCTTGTTATTTCAGTTGTACATAACCAAAGATTTTCTTCAGCTGCCAATCTCTCAATTGATCGAAATCATCAAATCGGATTATTTGGATGTGTCTTCTGAAATGCACgtattgaaatcaattaaattgTGGGTGGAGGAAGACAGTGAACTACGAAAACTTGAATTACCAGACCTGTTGCGCTACGTTAAGTTAACAGCGTTAACGATGGAGgtatgttaaattaaatattataatatacatgtgCACATTCTATGAAACTTTTTATTAACTTGTAGCACTATTTTCAGATTAACCTCACCGACGTTCTGTCAAGCTTTTATTCAACACCGGAATACAATAAAATGATCAATGATACGGTCgcatcaattttaaatactGATCAGCGcaagaatatattaaatactGATCGGCgttggaaaattgaaaaaatagcaCTAGTCGGATCATCGCTTCACGCTGTAAGTTTTATAGTAGGTACTAGTGTTTGatgttatgataataattatgTTTAATCGTATATTTATCTTTAGATTCGAAACAGACTTGAAATATTCGAC containing:
- the LOC143919799 gene encoding kelch-like protein 25: MLTRSSFTTKDSTDRRNINFLKMSYHIEANAEFVKKRFEKLYTAFNYKEKYTDVEYTVGDRSIFAHKVVLSVCSEIFVKQSVQYVNDIFVGFENVVIDAIFKFCYTGIIDIDMKKYHKFKELATKLQITTIYYKTINKKNCLEVLTLSNDPKSIATAMDLILNHFEKLYITKDFLQLPISQLIEIIKSDYLDVSSEMHVLKSIKLWVEEDSELRKLELPDLLRYVKLTALTMEINLTDVLSSFYSTPEYNKMINDTVASILNTDQRKNILNTDRRWKIEKIALVGSSLHAIRNRLEIFDCKENKWRLSKDFGFFRTDYASTVVDGYLLVIGGLNSTKVDCFNLEKGTKETWKPLNVSRWKSSAVTISDKSSIYVYVIGGYNEKKGSLNSVERWNNNKSNEMEDRMKIKWDKKIAPMKLAVAGHSSVVIGDTIYVTGGRTNDTKIEKTSNKLQIYSTSTNTWSFCTPMNHRREGHSSVLFYGDIYVAGGRSSNMDNTTVTTLDSVEYYNPKGKTWTEIVNLPKPLFGLSLCVFRNKLLCIGGLNGLVPNSEVYEYNYTTNNWNSIESLSATRYGLPLMAHVIPYNSAL